In the genome of Kitasatospora cathayae, one region contains:
- a CDS encoding ABC transporter ATP-binding protein — protein MVEQSPSGSPAPGPNSEGPGDSPQTADARPELSETAKPSENAKPSGTAKPSDDTGPSDNAERIADGAPSVDPAPSADATRSAETPAGTDGWLRRLIGYSWRSRRSLLLAFGASLLGMAVTALVPLVTKLIIDDVIVAHTRSLTPWAVVLLLAAVVVFGCTQVRRYYGGQLALDVQHDMRSDLFRSLGRLDGHRQDRLDTGQVVGRATSDLQLINGLLSMLPMMTGYLLMFVMSLGVMVWLSAPLTLIALVMAPALWWVSVLSRKRLFPATWAAQQEAAAVAGVVDGAIGGVRVVKGFGQEVQEQDKLELASRNLFAARLRSIRLNARYNPAMQAIPALAQVAVLAFGGWLAVDGRVSLGTFVAFSTYVAQMTGPVRMLTMVITVGQQARAGVERVLQLIDERPLVQERPGALSLDLTQDGNTADDAPNDGSAGPRTSDVALEFDQVEFRYDPEHPAPVLHGLSLKLAPGETLALVGASGSGKSTVAQLVPRFYDPAAGAVRLYGHDLRDLTLDSVRAAVGIVPEESFLFSESVRTNIAYGRPDATDEQIVAAARAAQADEFVRALPDGYETKVGEQGLTLSGGQRQRIALARAILTDPRILLLDDATSAVDPQVEAEIHDALRSVMTGRTTLLIAHRRSTLQLADRIAVLDRGRLLDLGTHEELEARCPQYRALITDPEAGRAPERQSPQTQQPEQTQQPEQPAQVEQQKQQEQQEQQQEREQGQPEQKTPELPTPALAKAARTADPDLLAKVAALPPAADVPAVPRAEAEAGDPDFSLGRLLRPFRVPLLLALLLVTLDAAAGLVLPVLIRHGIDEGVRKSLMSGVAVASITALVVVLLDWLVQSAENRVSGRTGERVLYTLRLKIFAHLNRLGLDYYERELTGRIMTRMTTDLDSLTSFLQTGMVTAVVSLLTFAGIFVALLVIDAGLALVVFAVLPLLVIATLVFRKKSKDQYERSRDLISTVNADLQENVAGMRIVQAFRRLDTNTDRFVARGIAYREARVRAQLYISLYFPFVQFLSSVAAALVLIVGAARVDAGTLTVGALVAYLLYIDLFFAPVNQLSQVFDGYQQASVGLGRIRELLRTPTTTAEAADPVQVAGALRGEISFEGVGFAYNGGADGAPDVLSGVDLRIPAGQTVALVGETGAGKSTLVKLVARFYDATEGTVRVDGVDLTRYDLAQYRHRLGVVPQEAYLFAGTVREAIAYGRPDASAAEVEAAARAVGAHDMIVRLSGGYDHEVAGRGRNLSAGQRQLIALARAELVDPDILLLDEATAALDLATEAAVNQAADRLSGGRTTLVIAHRLTTAERADRVIVLDHGRVVEDGTHTELLALGGTYARLWHAFIADGHPAPAETVAAG, from the coding sequence ATGGTGGAGCAATCCCCGAGCGGCTCACCCGCCCCCGGCCCGAACTCGGAGGGCCCCGGCGACAGCCCGCAGACCGCCGACGCGCGCCCCGAGCTGAGCGAGACCGCGAAGCCGAGTGAGAACGCGAAGCCGAGCGGGACCGCGAAGCCGAGCGATGACACCGGGCCGAGCGACAACGCCGAGCGGATCGCGGACGGGGCCCCGAGCGTGGACCCGGCCCCGAGCGCGGACGCAACCCGGAGTGCGGAAACGCCGGCCGGGACCGACGGCTGGCTGCGCCGCCTGATCGGCTACAGCTGGCGGTCCCGCCGCAGCCTGCTGCTCGCCTTCGGCGCCTCGCTGCTCGGCATGGCCGTCACCGCGCTGGTGCCGCTGGTCACCAAGCTGATCATCGACGACGTCATCGTCGCCCACACCCGCTCGCTGACCCCGTGGGCAGTGGTGCTGCTGCTCGCCGCCGTCGTGGTCTTCGGTTGCACCCAGGTCCGTCGCTACTACGGCGGCCAGCTCGCCCTCGACGTCCAGCACGACATGCGCAGCGACCTGTTCCGCTCGCTCGGCCGGCTCGACGGTCACCGCCAGGACCGCCTGGACACGGGCCAGGTGGTGGGACGCGCGACCTCCGACCTCCAGCTGATCAACGGTCTGCTCTCGATGCTGCCGATGATGACCGGCTACCTGCTGATGTTCGTGATGTCGCTGGGCGTGATGGTCTGGCTGTCCGCGCCGCTGACCCTGATCGCCCTGGTCATGGCCCCCGCGCTGTGGTGGGTCAGCGTGCTCAGTCGAAAGCGCCTGTTCCCGGCCACCTGGGCCGCCCAGCAGGAGGCGGCCGCCGTCGCGGGCGTGGTGGACGGTGCGATCGGTGGCGTCCGGGTGGTCAAGGGCTTCGGCCAGGAGGTTCAGGAGCAGGACAAGCTGGAGCTGGCCTCCCGCAACCTGTTCGCCGCCCGGCTCCGGTCGATACGCCTCAACGCCCGCTACAACCCGGCGATGCAGGCGATCCCGGCCCTCGCCCAGGTCGCGGTGCTGGCCTTCGGCGGTTGGCTGGCCGTCGACGGGAGGGTCTCGCTCGGGACGTTCGTCGCCTTCTCCACCTACGTCGCGCAGATGACCGGTCCGGTGCGGATGCTGACCATGGTGATCACGGTCGGCCAGCAGGCCCGGGCGGGCGTCGAGCGCGTCCTGCAGCTGATCGACGAGCGCCCGCTGGTCCAGGAGCGCCCGGGCGCGCTCAGCCTGGACCTCACCCAGGACGGCAACACCGCGGACGACGCCCCGAACGACGGCTCGGCCGGCCCCCGCACCTCCGACGTCGCCCTGGAGTTCGACCAGGTCGAGTTCCGTTACGACCCGGAGCACCCCGCCCCCGTCCTGCACGGCCTCAGCCTGAAGCTGGCCCCCGGCGAGACCCTCGCCCTGGTCGGTGCGTCCGGCTCCGGCAAGTCGACGGTGGCCCAGCTGGTGCCCCGCTTCTACGACCCGGCGGCCGGCGCCGTCCGTCTCTACGGCCACGACCTGCGCGACCTCACCCTGGACTCGGTCCGCGCGGCGGTCGGCATCGTTCCCGAGGAGAGCTTCCTCTTCTCCGAGTCGGTCCGCACCAACATCGCCTACGGCCGCCCGGACGCCACCGACGAGCAGATCGTCGCCGCCGCGCGCGCCGCCCAGGCCGACGAGTTCGTCCGCGCGCTGCCGGACGGTTACGAGACCAAGGTCGGCGAGCAGGGCCTGACCCTGTCCGGTGGTCAGCGCCAGCGCATCGCCCTGGCCCGGGCGATCCTCACCGATCCCCGGATCCTGCTGCTGGACGATGCCACCTCGGCCGTCGACCCGCAGGTCGAGGCGGAGATCCACGACGCGCTGCGCTCCGTGATGACCGGCCGCACCACCCTGCTGATCGCCCACCGCCGCTCGACCCTCCAGCTCGCCGACCGGATCGCCGTGCTGGACCGCGGCCGACTGCTGGACCTCGGCACGCACGAGGAACTCGAAGCCCGATGTCCCCAGTACCGGGCCCTGATCACCGACCCCGAGGCTGGCCGGGCCCCCGAGCGGCAGAGCCCGCAGACCCAGCAGCCCGAGCAGACCCAGCAGCCCGAGCAGCCCGCACAGGTCGAACAGCAGAAGCAGCAGGAACAGCAGGAACAGCAGCAGGAACGGGAACAGGGACAGCCCGAGCAGAAGACTCCCGAGCTCCCCACCCCCGCCCTCGCGAAGGCGGCCCGCACCGCCGACCCCGATCTGCTGGCCAAGGTCGCCGCGCTCCCGCCGGCCGCCGACGTCCCCGCCGTTCCCCGCGCCGAGGCGGAGGCCGGCGACCCCGACTTCAGCCTCGGTCGCCTGCTGCGGCCCTTCCGCGTTCCCCTGCTCCTCGCCCTCCTGCTGGTCACCCTCGACGCCGCCGCCGGGCTGGTGCTGCCGGTGCTGATCCGGCACGGCATCGACGAGGGCGTCCGCAAGAGCCTGATGTCCGGCGTCGCGGTGGCCTCGATCACCGCGCTGGTCGTCGTCCTGCTGGACTGGCTGGTGCAGAGCGCCGAGAACCGGGTCAGCGGCCGTACCGGTGAGCGCGTGCTGTACACCCTCCGGCTCAAGATCTTCGCCCACCTCAACCGGCTCGGTCTGGACTACTACGAGCGCGAGCTGACCGGCCGGATCATGACCCGGATGACCACCGACCTGGACTCGCTGACCTCCTTCCTGCAGACCGGCATGGTCACCGCCGTGGTCAGCCTGCTGACCTTCGCCGGGATCTTCGTGGCCCTGCTGGTCATCGACGCCGGCCTGGCCCTGGTGGTCTTCGCCGTACTGCCGCTGCTGGTGATCGCCACCCTGGTGTTCCGGAAGAAGTCCAAGGACCAGTACGAGCGCTCCCGCGACCTGATCAGCACCGTCAACGCGGACCTGCAGGAGAACGTGGCCGGCATGCGGATCGTCCAGGCCTTCCGCCGCCTGGACACCAACACCGACCGCTTCGTGGCCCGCGGGATCGCCTACCGGGAGGCCCGGGTCCGCGCCCAGCTCTACATCTCGCTGTACTTCCCGTTCGTCCAGTTCCTCTCCAGCGTGGCGGCCGCACTGGTGCTGATCGTCGGTGCCGCCCGGGTGGACGCGGGGACGCTGACGGTCGGCGCGCTGGTCGCGTACCTGCTCTACATCGACCTGTTCTTCGCCCCGGTCAACCAGCTGTCCCAGGTGTTCGACGGCTACCAGCAGGCCTCCGTCGGCCTCGGCCGGATCCGCGAGCTGCTGCGCACCCCGACCACCACGGCGGAGGCGGCGGACCCGGTCCAGGTGGCCGGGGCGCTGCGCGGCGAGATCAGCTTCGAGGGCGTCGGCTTCGCCTACAACGGCGGCGCGGACGGTGCCCCGGACGTGTTGAGCGGCGTCGACCTGCGGATACCCGCCGGTCAGACGGTGGCGCTGGTCGGCGAGACCGGCGCGGGCAAGTCGACGCTGGTCAAGCTGGTCGCCCGGTTCTACGACGCCACCGAGGGCACCGTCCGGGTGGACGGCGTGGACCTCACCCGCTACGACCTGGCCCAGTACCGTCACCGCCTGGGCGTGGTGCCGCAGGAGGCGTACCTGTTCGCGGGCACGGTCCGGGAGGCGATCGCGTACGGCCGGCCGGATGCCTCGGCGGCCGAGGTGGAGGCGGCGGCCCGGGCGGTCGGCGCCCACGACATGATCGTCCGGCTGTCGGGCGGCTACGACCACGAGGTCGCGGGCCGTGGGCGGAACCTTTCGGCGGGCCAGCGCCAGCTGATCGCGCTGGCCCGGGCCGAGCTGGTCGACCCGGACATCCTGCTGCTGGACGAGGCCACCGCGGCGCTCGACCTGGCCACCGAGGCCGCGGTCAACCAGGCCGCGGACCGGCTCAGCGGCGGTCGCACCACGCTGGTCATCGCCCACCGCCTGACCACCGCCGAACGCGCCGACCGGGTGATCGTGCTGGACCACGGCCGGGTGGTCGAGGACGGCACGCACACCGAACTGCTCGCCCTGGGCGGTACGTACGCCCGGCTCTGGCACGCGTTCATCGCGGACGGCCACCCGGCACCGGCCGAGACCGTCGCCGCCGGGTAG
- a CDS encoding carboxyl transferase domain-containing protein, which produces MVISTTGAPSGVRLSAATGTATASGAVPPGAAAPAPRLGTSADPGSAAYQANTEAHQALVAELRAKLDTAALGGGAKARARHTSRGKLLPRDRVDTLLDPASPFLELAPLAADGMYDGAAPAAGVIAGIGRVAGREVVVVANDATVKGGTYYPMTVKKHLRAQEVALENRLPCIYLVDSGGAFLPMQDEVFPDRDHFGRIFYNQARLSAAGIPQIAAVLGSCTAGGAYVPAMSDQAVIVRNQGTIFLGGPPLVKAATGEVVTAEELGGGELHSRTSGVTDHLAEDDAHALSIVRTIVSELGPRAAKPWPLAPVEPPTVDPAGLYGAVPVDPRTPYDVREVIARLVDGSRFAEFKAEYGATLVTGFARIHGHPVGIVANNGVLFSESAVKGAHFIELCDQRGIPLLFLQNITGFMVGRQYEAGGIAKHGAKMVNAVACTRVPKLTVVIGGSYGAGNYSMCGRAYSPRFLWMWPGAKISVMGGEQAASVLATVRRDQLEAHGEEWPTEAEEEFKRPVREQYERQGNAYYATARLWDDGVIDPMDTRTVVGLALTACANAPLAPPAPYGVFRM; this is translated from the coding sequence ATGGTCATCTCAACCACCGGCGCACCCTCCGGCGTCCGGCTCAGCGCAGCGACCGGCACCGCGACGGCATCGGGTGCCGTACCGCCGGGAGCCGCCGCTCCGGCGCCCCGGCTCGGCACCTCCGCCGACCCGGGCTCCGCGGCCTACCAGGCCAACACCGAGGCGCACCAGGCCCTGGTCGCCGAACTGCGCGCGAAGCTCGACACCGCCGCCCTCGGCGGGGGCGCCAAGGCCCGCGCCCGGCACACGTCACGCGGCAAGCTCCTCCCCCGCGACCGGGTGGACACCCTGCTCGACCCGGCCTCGCCCTTCCTTGAGCTGGCGCCGCTGGCCGCCGACGGGATGTACGACGGGGCGGCGCCTGCGGCCGGGGTGATCGCCGGCATCGGCCGGGTCGCCGGACGCGAGGTGGTGGTGGTCGCCAACGACGCCACCGTCAAGGGCGGCACCTACTACCCGATGACGGTGAAGAAGCACCTGCGCGCCCAGGAGGTCGCGCTGGAGAACCGCCTCCCCTGCATCTACCTGGTGGACTCCGGCGGCGCCTTCCTCCCGATGCAGGACGAGGTCTTCCCGGACCGCGACCACTTCGGCCGGATCTTCTACAACCAGGCCCGGCTCTCGGCCGCGGGCATCCCGCAGATCGCCGCCGTACTCGGCTCGTGCACGGCGGGCGGCGCGTACGTCCCGGCGATGAGCGACCAAGCGGTGATCGTCCGCAACCAGGGCACGATCTTCCTGGGCGGACCGCCGCTGGTGAAGGCCGCCACCGGCGAGGTGGTCACCGCCGAGGAGCTGGGCGGCGGCGAGCTGCACTCCCGCACCTCGGGCGTGACGGACCACCTGGCCGAGGACGACGCCCACGCCCTCTCCATCGTCCGCACCATCGTGTCCGAGCTCGGCCCGCGCGCGGCCAAGCCGTGGCCGCTCGCCCCGGTCGAGCCGCCGACCGTCGACCCGGCGGGCCTGTACGGCGCAGTCCCGGTCGATCCGCGCACGCCCTACGACGTGCGCGAGGTGATCGCCCGGCTGGTCGACGGCAGCCGCTTCGCCGAGTTCAAGGCCGAGTACGGCGCGACCCTGGTCACCGGCTTCGCCCGGATCCACGGCCACCCGGTCGGCATCGTCGCCAACAACGGCGTGCTGTTCTCCGAGTCGGCCGTCAAGGGCGCCCACTTCATCGAGTTGTGCGACCAGCGCGGCATCCCCCTCCTCTTCCTGCAGAACATCACCGGTTTCATGGTCGGCCGGCAGTACGAGGCGGGCGGCATCGCCAAGCACGGCGCCAAGATGGTCAACGCCGTGGCCTGCACCCGGGTCCCGAAGCTGACCGTGGTGATCGGCGGCTCGTACGGAGCCGGCAACTACTCGATGTGCGGCCGGGCCTACTCACCTCGCTTCCTGTGGATGTGGCCGGGCGCCAAGATCTCCGTGATGGGCGGCGAGCAGGCGGCCTCCGTGCTGGCCACCGTCCGCCGCGACCAGCTGGAGGCGCACGGCGAGGAGTGGCCGACCGAGGCGGAGGAGGAGTTCAAGCGCCCGGTCCGCGAGCAGTACGAGCGCCAGGGCAACGCCTACTACGCCACGGCCCGGCTCTGGGACGACGGCGTGATCGACCCGATGGACACCCGCACCGTCGTCGGCCTCGCCCTCACCGCCTGCGCCAACGCCCCGCTGGCACCGCCCGCTCCGTACGGCGTCTTCCGCATGTGA
- a CDS encoding ATP-binding protein, whose protein sequence is MFDTVLVANRGEIALRVIRTLRRLGVRSVAVFSDADADAPHVREADVAVRLGPADRSDSSAAETYLRTDQILAAARRTGAQAVHPGYGFLAENPGFARACADAGLVFIGPPPSAVELMGDKINAKEAVRAAGVPVVPGSQATAPTDEELVAAADEIGYPVLLKPSAGGGGKGMRLVRDPADLPTEIGAARRVARTAFGDDTLLLERWIDRPRHIEVQVLADAHGTTVHLGERECSLQRRHQKLIEEAPSVLLNDETRAAMGAAAVRAAQSCGYTGAGTVEFIVPGIDPDAPASAAEGVRDFFFMEMNTRLQVEHPVTELAVAVGPDSARLDLVEWQLRVAAGEPLSFTQSDVSFLGHAIEARICAEDPERDFLPTGGRILTLDEPRGEGIRVDSGVAPGTVVTSAYDPMLAKVIAYGPDRPTALRRLRAALADTRILGVTTNTGFLRRLLAHPEVVAGRLDTGLVEQTAQQQPALLVAPHSPSNAAPSNAADTAGATGSARPADGSDVPAAEPPSPAHLLYYAAALARHLELTPAAEPGGWTDPFSLPSGWRLGGTPAWTTHRLRTPGQDPVSVRIRSITAGNVTDATDNSPEPTREVELRLDAGPVHRARATLAADRLHLTVDGLQTAFALATDATPGLTAGPVTWLGVEGDAWPMHAYDPVVESAAGAAAHHGALTAPMPGTVTVVKTTAGETVRKGQPLLVLEAMKMEHVIAAPHDGVVAELRAAAGATVAMEDLLVVVTPAEEAAEPAEVRS, encoded by the coding sequence ATGTTCGACACAGTTCTGGTCGCCAACCGCGGCGAGATCGCGCTGCGGGTGATCCGCACCCTGCGCAGGCTCGGTGTCCGCTCGGTCGCCGTGTTCAGCGACGCAGACGCCGACGCACCGCACGTCCGCGAGGCCGACGTCGCGGTCCGCCTCGGCCCGGCCGACCGCAGTGACAGCTCGGCGGCCGAGACCTACCTGCGCACCGACCAGATCCTCGCCGCCGCCCGCCGCACCGGCGCCCAGGCCGTCCACCCCGGCTACGGCTTCCTCGCCGAGAACCCCGGCTTCGCCCGCGCCTGCGCCGACGCGGGCCTCGTGTTCATCGGACCACCTCCCAGTGCGGTCGAGCTGATGGGCGACAAGATCAACGCCAAGGAGGCCGTACGGGCCGCCGGCGTCCCGGTCGTCCCCGGCAGCCAGGCCACCGCGCCCACCGACGAGGAACTCGTCGCCGCCGCCGACGAGATCGGCTACCCGGTCCTGCTCAAGCCCTCCGCCGGTGGCGGCGGCAAGGGCATGCGCCTGGTGCGGGACCCCGCCGACCTGCCCACCGAGATCGGCGCCGCCCGCCGCGTCGCCCGGACCGCCTTCGGCGACGACACCCTGCTGTTGGAGCGGTGGATCGACCGACCGCGCCACATCGAGGTGCAGGTGCTCGCCGACGCCCACGGCACCACCGTCCACCTCGGCGAGCGCGAGTGCAGCCTCCAGCGCCGCCACCAGAAACTGATCGAAGAGGCACCCTCCGTTCTGCTCAATGACGAGACCCGCGCCGCGATGGGCGCCGCGGCCGTCCGCGCCGCGCAGTCCTGCGGCTACACCGGGGCCGGCACCGTGGAGTTCATCGTCCCCGGCATCGACCCGGACGCCCCCGCCTCCGCCGCCGAGGGGGTACGGGACTTCTTCTTCATGGAGATGAACACCCGCCTCCAGGTCGAACACCCCGTCACCGAACTCGCCGTCGCCGTCGGTCCGGACTCGGCCCGACTGGACCTGGTCGAGTGGCAGCTGCGCGTCGCCGCGGGCGAGCCGCTCTCCTTCACCCAGTCCGACGTCTCCTTCCTGGGCCACGCCATCGAGGCCCGCATCTGTGCCGAGGACCCGGAACGGGACTTCCTGCCCACCGGCGGTCGCATCCTCACCCTGGACGAGCCCCGGGGCGAGGGCATCCGAGTCGACTCCGGGGTCGCCCCCGGAACGGTCGTCACCAGCGCCTACGACCCCATGCTCGCCAAGGTCATCGCGTACGGGCCCGACCGCCCGACCGCGCTGCGCCGACTCCGTGCCGCGCTGGCCGACACCCGCATCCTGGGTGTCACCACCAACACCGGCTTCCTGCGCCGACTGCTCGCCCACCCCGAGGTCGTCGCCGGCCGACTGGACACCGGCCTGGTGGAACAGACGGCCCAGCAGCAGCCGGCCCTGCTCGTCGCGCCTCACTCCCCGTCGAACGCGGCCCCGTCGAACGCGGCCGACACGGCCGGGGCCACGGGCTCCGCCCGCCCCGCGGACGGCAGCGACGTCCCGGCGGCCGAACCGCCGTCACCTGCCCACCTCCTCTACTACGCGGCCGCGCTGGCACGGCACCTGGAACTCACCCCGGCCGCCGAGCCCGGCGGCTGGACCGACCCGTTCTCCCTTCCCTCCGGCTGGCGCCTGGGCGGCACCCCCGCCTGGACCACCCACCGACTCCGTACCCCCGGCCAGGACCCGGTCTCGGTGCGCATCCGTTCGATCACTGCGGGCAACGTAACCGACGCCACTGACAATTCCCCCGAGCCCACCCGCGAGGTGGAACTCCGACTCGACGCCGGACCCGTGCACCGGGCCCGCGCGACCCTGGCGGCCGACCGGCTGCACCTGACCGTCGACGGCCTGCAGACCGCCTTCGCGCTGGCCACCGACGCCACCCCCGGCCTCACGGCCGGCCCGGTGACCTGGCTCGGCGTCGAGGGCGACGCCTGGCCGATGCACGCCTACGACCCGGTCGTCGAGAGCGCCGCCGGCGCCGCCGCGCACCACGGCGCCCTGACCGCCCCGATGCCCGGCACCGTCACGGTCGTCAAGACCACGGCGGGCGAGACGGTCCGCAAGGGCCAGCCCCTGCTCGTGCTGGAGGCCATGAAGATGGAACACGTGATCGCCGCGCCACATGACGGCGTGGTGGCCGAGCTGCGGGCCGCCGCGGGCGCCACCGTCGCGATGGAGGACCTGCTGGTCGTGGTCACCCCGGCCGAGGAGGCCGCCGAGCCCGCGGAGGTGCGGTCATGA
- a CDS encoding SACE_7040 family transcriptional regulator, whose amino-acid sequence MPNVPAASALPRRDQIRREAARLFAARGFLGVGVDEIGKAVGISGPGLYRHFAGKDAMLADLLIGISERLLEEGRRRAGGGDGPAAALDALISGHVDFALNDRDLITLHDRELLNLKEEDRRTVRRLQRGYVELWVDVVRQAHPPLAAPAAEPMARAAVHAVFGLINSTPHSLGPNPAQGERAGLQRDGMAALLHTLAHGAFAAAADSAATDSAAAIGGATADPAPESA is encoded by the coding sequence ATGCCGAACGTCCCCGCAGCCTCCGCGCTCCCACGCCGTGACCAGATCCGCCGGGAGGCCGCGCGACTGTTCGCGGCCCGGGGCTTCCTCGGCGTGGGCGTGGACGAGATCGGCAAGGCCGTCGGCATCAGCGGCCCCGGCCTCTACCGGCACTTCGCCGGCAAGGACGCGATGCTGGCCGACCTGCTGATCGGCATCAGCGAGCGCCTGCTGGAGGAGGGGCGCCGCCGGGCGGGCGGCGGCGACGGCCCGGCCGCCGCGCTGGACGCGCTGATCAGCGGCCATGTCGACTTCGCGCTGAACGACCGCGACCTGATCACCCTGCATGACCGCGAGCTGCTGAACCTCAAGGAGGAGGACCGGCGCACGGTCCGTCGGCTCCAGCGCGGCTACGTCGAGCTCTGGGTGGACGTGGTCCGGCAGGCCCACCCGCCCCTCGCCGCCCCCGCCGCCGAGCCGATGGCGCGGGCCGCCGTGCACGCGGTCTTCGGCCTGATCAACTCGACCCCGCACAGTCTCGGCCCGAACCCGGCCCAGGGCGAGCGCGCCGGTCTGCAGCGCGACGGCATGGCCGCGCTGCTGCACACCCTCGCCCACGGCGCTTTCGCGGCCGCCGCGGACTCCGCGGCCACCGACTCGGCCGCTGCGATTGGTGGCGCGACGGCCGATCCCGCGCCCGAGTCCGCCTGA
- a CDS encoding NUDIX hydrolase, producing the protein MRRLLRPRKRVPRQAARTVVLDQNGSVFLLRSDNDEVGVHWTMPGGGLEPGETPQLGARRELWEETGWTDLEPGPLLCTWEHDFTWHGTPVRQHEHIYLTSGPHRGPVGDVSAVHAEDRILDWRWWTPADLADQNADALWPPRLPELLDAVRTGWAIDGRPPVPVDLGYIPNAR; encoded by the coding sequence ATGCGAAGACTGCTGCGACCGCGCAAACGCGTCCCCCGCCAGGCCGCCCGCACCGTGGTCCTGGACCAGAACGGCTCGGTGTTCCTGCTCCGCTCGGACAACGACGAGGTCGGCGTCCACTGGACCATGCCGGGCGGCGGGCTGGAACCGGGCGAGACCCCGCAGCTCGGCGCCCGGCGCGAGCTGTGGGAGGAGACCGGCTGGACCGACCTCGAACCCGGACCGCTGCTCTGCACCTGGGAGCACGACTTCACCTGGCACGGCACCCCGGTCCGCCAGCACGAGCACATCTACCTCACCAGCGGACCGCACCGCGGCCCGGTCGGCGACGTCAGCGCGGTGCACGCCGAGGACCGGATCCTCGACTGGCGCTGGTGGACCCCGGCCGACCTCGCCGACCAGAACGCCGACGCGCTCTGGCCGCCCCGGCTCCCGGAGTTGCTGGACGCGGTCCGTACGGGCTGGGCGATCGACGGTCGCCCCCCGGTGCCCGTCGACCTCGGCTACATCCCGAACGCCCGTTAG
- a CDS encoding ATP-grasp domain-containing protein, producing MPVPSMLFPADPLNPRRPDPHFAWEARLVRELGGEHHLVDHDALLAGRAEEAVRQVPRGSGPLWYRGWMLPSARYAEFAAVLTDRGGNLLTSPPGYAAAHELPGWYGAFEGATPPSVWIPTTRGVPPTPEELAEAVARLGGSGPAIVKDYVKSRKHEWHEACYVPELADLAAVSRVVGRFVELQGEFLAGGVVLRRYEEFERAAGPDEGASGEGGGGGDRQAVEARVWWLDGRPILVGPHPDAPHLQVEPDLTEVPALVRRLGCRFVTTDLASRADGSGWRVVEVGDGQVSDLPRGIDASGLLASLIAA from the coding sequence ATGCCCGTACCCTCGATGCTCTTCCCCGCCGATCCGCTCAACCCGCGCCGGCCCGATCCGCACTTCGCCTGGGAGGCCAGGCTGGTGCGGGAGTTGGGCGGCGAGCACCACCTGGTCGACCACGACGCGCTGCTCGCCGGGCGCGCCGAGGAGGCGGTCCGGCAGGTGCCCCGCGGCAGCGGACCGCTCTGGTACCGGGGCTGGATGCTTCCCTCCGCCCGGTACGCCGAGTTCGCCGCCGTGCTCACCGACCGCGGCGGCAACCTGCTGACCAGCCCGCCCGGTTACGCGGCGGCACACGAACTGCCCGGCTGGTACGGGGCGTTCGAGGGGGCGACCCCACCCAGTGTCTGGATCCCGACTACCAGGGGGGTGCCGCCCACGCCGGAGGAGCTGGCGGAGGCCGTGGCCCGGCTCGGCGGGAGCGGGCCGGCGATCGTCAAGGACTACGTGAAGTCGCGCAAGCACGAGTGGCACGAGGCCTGCTACGTACCGGAGTTGGCGGACCTGGCGGCCGTCAGCCGAGTGGTCGGACGGTTCGTCGAGCTCCAGGGCGAGTTCCTGGCCGGCGGGGTGGTGCTGCGACGGTACGAGGAGTTCGAGCGCGCGGCCGGACCGGACGAGGGCGCGAGCGGCGAGGGTGGCGGGGGCGGCGACCGGCAGGCGGTGGAGGCCCGGGTGTGGTGGCTGGACGGGCGGCCGATCCTGGTCGGGCCGCACCCGGACGCGCCGCACCTGCAGGTCGAGCCCGACCTCACCGAGGTCCCCGCGCTGGTGCGAAGACTCGGCTGCCGCTTCGTCACCACCGACCTCGCCAGCCGGGCCGACGGCTCCGGCTGGCGGGTGGTGGAGGTCGGGGACGGGCAGGTGAGCGACCTGCCGCGCGGGATCGACGCCTCGGGGCTGCTGGCCTCGCTGATCGCCGCCTGA